The genome window TCGCGCCCGCCCATATAAATCACATACCCAGGAAATTCGTGGATAAATCGCCGCTCCTCAATGAACCCAATCGGGTTTTCACTGACCGCGGTGGCCATCAACTGCTTATAAGCTAAGCGTGATTCTGGCGCATATTGAAGATTCACCACAACGCCCACGACCATCCCGATGAATGAGATCAAGAACACGGGCGATGCGATTTGATACAGGCTCAGGCCCGAGGCCTTCATCGCAGTAATTTCCTGCTGCGAAGACAGACGTCCGAGCGCCATCAATGTGCCCGTCAAAACCCCCAGCGGTAGCGCATACGCCGCCACGTAAGGGATCAACAGCCCCATCAACTTCAAAAAGACGATCGCATCGAGTTTCCCAGCCGCAACCAGCTCTGCGATATCACGCATCGCATTTCCCAATAACAGGACGAACACAAAAAGCCCCATCGCGAACCCAGTAGCGACAAGAACCTCCTTCAAGACATGACGATGTAGTAAATTAAGCATTTGCTGAAATTAGAAGTTAGTAGTCAGAACGCCCGAACCACAAGCCACAAGCTCTTCCAAATAATTTTCTCTCGCGCGCGTTTCTCACTTCACACTTCCGCATTCTAACTTCAACCTGCCGCCATGGATTCCAAACAAGAAGAAGTTCTCCAAATTTTCCGCGACGGTGGCGCACTCCTCAGTGGCCACTTCCTGCTGCGCTCCGGCCTGCACAGTGCCCATTTCTTCCAATGTGCACAGGTTTGCCAATACATGGACAAAGTCACTCGCATGGCGGAACTCCTCTGTGAAGACCTCAAAGGCTACGGCGCGACGACCGTCGTCGGCCCCGCAATGGGCGGTCTCGTGATCGGCCAAGAAGTCGCACGCCAACTCGGCCTACGCTTCGTTTTCCTCGAAAAGGTCGATGATAAGCTCGAACTACGCCGCAACTTCAAATTCGCACCCGACGAGAAGGTATTGATCGTCGAAGACGTCATCACACGCGGTGGCCGCGTCGTTGAAGCACTCGAACAATGCCGCAAACACGGCGCAGATCCTGTCGCAGTCGGTGTCATCGTCGACCGCAGCAACGGCAAGACCACCTTCGACATCCCACACCACAGCCTAGCAGAACTCAGCTTCCCAACTTACGAAGCCGACAATCTCCCGCCAGAGCTACAAGGCAGCGAAGCGATCAAGCCAGGCAGCTAGCCCGTCGAACGTCGAACGTCGAACGTCGAACGTCGAACGTCGAACGTCGAACGTCGAACGTCGAACGTCGACATTTTGCTTCGACGTCGCAAAAATCCAATCAAGCTGAAAATTCTATTTTCAGCTATTTAAATTCAACATTCAAAGTTGAACGTTCGATGTTCAACGTTCAACGAGATCATCCGACACCATGCTCAGCTACCGCCACGCATTCCATGCTGGAAACTATGCCGATGTGCTCAAGCACCTCGTGCTAGTCGAGTGCCTCAACTACCTAAAGTTGAAGGATAAGCCGTTCGCGTATTTCGATACGCATGCGGGCCCGGGCATGTATGCACTGGATTCGGAATTCGCTCTGAAGACCGGCGAATTCCAAGGCGGCATCGCCAAACTATGGGTCGAAGAGGCCTTACCGGAAGCGCTCTTACCCTATTTGGAGGTGATTGAAGCGATCAATGTCAGCGACGAACTCGTCAAATATCCGGGTTCGCCGTCCATTGCCCAGCATCTGCTGCGTGAGCAAGACCGCCTGCAATTGTGCGAACTGCACAACACCGAGATTGAGGCGCTCGAAGCATTGCTACGCGTCGATGGCCGCGCCGAGGTCTGGCATGAGGACGGCTTTAATCGAGTCGAAAAGCTCCTGCCGCCCAGAGAGCGACGTGCAGTGACGCTGATTGACCCGTCCTACGAAATCAAAGAAGACTATGATCGTGTGGTGGAATTCATTACCCGCGCATACCGAAAATTTGCCCAAGGGGTTTATTTGATCTGGTATCCGGTGGTCGAACGCGCACGCATCGACCAGATGGAAGCCGATCTACAGCGTAGCGGCATCCGCAACATTCAAGTGTATGAGCTCGGCATCACCAACGACACCGAAGCGCGCGGCATGACCTCTAGCGGCATGATTGTCATCAACCCGCCCTGGACACTGAAACAGCGCATGGAGCCCGCGCTTAAATTCCTGGCCGACACACTCGGCATTGACGGCAATGGCTTTGCCAGATCCGAGCAGCTTGTAGAGGAATAATACAGGAAGAGCGGACTGAGACCTCTCCCGCATCAAGAATTGTGATTTTTTAGCTCAACCCATACGGGAGGGACGAGCTCCGCCTCGTCTTGCGGTGTGCTGGTGCTTTGGTTCTGAGCGGAGGTTGAGTGCGGAGGCTCGGCGAGACGGCAGCGTAGAACGCGGCAAGCGCGGAGGCCGTCCCTCCCCAAGAACAGATCCGTTGAAGCGCCATGAAGCGGATCCGCTCAGCGGTTCTGGGATTGAGCGCAACACATCGTCGAAATCGACCTCTAAAAATGGACTCACACGCGGCCATGCATACAATGGCACGTGAGATGTCCCAGAATTGCGATAGGTCTTGGTATCAATTATCGAGCGCTGATGTGCTTGAACGCTTAGAAAGTGCCCCCGAAGGCCTCTCTCAAGACCTCTCTCAGCGCCGCTTAGAAGAGTTCGGCTATAATGAATTAAAAATTCAAACGCCAAGCGCATGGAAACGCCTGCTACGACAATTCCACAACGCGCTCATCTATATTCTACTGATTGCGATCACCTTGACCGCCATACTCGGGATGTGGATGGACATGGCAGTCATCCTTGGAGTCGTCGCCTTAAATGTAGTCATCGGCTACATTCAAGAGGGCAAGGCCGAGGGCGCGCTCGACGCCTTAAAGCGCACACTCGTGGCAAAATGCACCGTCATACGTAGTGGCGAAGCCACGATTATCCCCAGTCGAGAACTCGTCCCGGGCGAAATCGTCAGCCTCAGTGGGGGCGACCGTATCCCTGCCGACTTACGACTGATCAGCGCTCATGATTTTCATGCCGACGAAAGCGCCCTAACCGGCGAATCCGTGCCGGCAAAAAAGGAGATCGACGCCATCGACCGCCCCGACCTCTCTCCTGGCGATCAACGCTGCATGGCCTTCAGCAGCACCTTCGCCACCCGCGGCTCAGCACTGGGAATTGTTGTCGAAACTGCCGAACAGACCGAGATCGGAAAAATTGCCGTGCTGATGAAAGAGATCCAAGCACCGCTGACACCGCTGCAGTCGAAAATCGCCGATTTTACCCGCACACTGATCATCGCAATCCTACTGATCGGGCTCTTGAACCTATTGCTCGGGCACTACGTGGGATACGCCCTCGGCTACAATTTCCTCGGCTCCATTTCACTGATCGTGGCGGCGATCCCAGAAATGTTGCCCATGATTGTGACCGGCATACTCGCGCTCTCTGCCACCCGCATGGCGCAACGCAGCGCCCTGATCCGTCGTCTGCCCGCCGCTGAAACCCTCGGCTGCACCACCGTCATCTGCTCCGACAAAACTGGCACCTTGACCAAGAATGAAATGACCGTGCAGGCGATCCTCTGTGCCGACAGCTCCTACGAAGTGCACGGCGTAGGCTATGATCCCGACGGCTTTTTCGCAAAAGACCAAGCAGCCATCGATCTGACAGAGCTACCGTCCGCGCTCCGTGAAACACTCCGCACTGGACTACTCTGCAACGATGCGAACTTAGTCAAAGAAGGCACACACCACCATATTGTCGGAGACCCCACCGAAGGCGCCTTGCTAGTCGCCGCCGCCAAAGCACAGATCACGGATCATTCAGAACGCATCGATGAAATCCCCTTCGACTCTGAAAATATGTATATGGCGACGCTGCATCGTGGCGAAAAATCGAACCACATCTTCGTCAAAGGCTCCCCCGAACAAGTGCTCAAGCTCTGCACCCATCAACTCACTCAAAACGGCCCAGAGGATCTTACCCCCGATGCCATTCACGAACAAGCAGAGCAACTTGCAGCCAAAGCACTGCGCCTCCTCGCCATGGCCACCAAAGCAGTGCCACACACGCACACGCGCATCACCTCCAAAGACCTGCATACTCTCACCTTCTTAGGGATCGAAGGCATGATCGATCCTCCGCGACCAGAAGCCATCGCCGCCATTGAAGACTGCAAACAAGCCGGAATCCGCCCCGTCATGATCACAGGCGATCACGCCATCACCGCTTCTGCAGTGGCACGCCAGCTCGGCATCTTATCGCGCGATGCCCCTCCCGCGATCGGCGGTGAAACATTGGCGCGCATGAGCGATGATGACTTGCGCGAAGCCGTCGCTCGAGTCTCTGTCTTTGCCCGTGTCGCCCCCGAGCACAAACTTCGTATCGCCCGGCAACTACAAGAACGTGGCGAAATCGTCGCGATGACCGGTGACGGCGTCAACGACGCCCCTGCACTGAAAGCGGCAGACATCGGCATTGCGATGGGCATCACGGGCACCGAAGTCAGTAAAGAAGCTGCCGACATGGTGCTGACAGACGACAACTTTGCCAGTATCGTCGGCGCTGTCGAAGAAGGACGGCACGCCTGGAAGAATCTGGAAAAGGCCATTCTCTACACACTTCCCACCAATGGCGGACAAGCCATGCTCGTCATCGGCGCGGTGCTAATGGCCACCTTCGTGCCGATCTTCGCAGCTCGACTGACGCTCGAACCCGTCATGATTCTATGGATCAATCTATTCGACTCGGTCTTTCTGACGATGCCACTGATGATGGAGGCCAAAGAGCGCAACTTACTCAAACAACCCCCACGGCCACCGAAAGCTAAACTCGCCAGCATGCTGCTACTGGGGCGCGTCATCCTGATCGGCCTCGCCATCGCCCTGCCTGGGTTTTGGATCTATCATCACTTCGGAGCCGCAGCCGTCGCCGCAGATGGCACCATCCTCGACGAGTTGCTGCTCACCCAAGCCCAAACCGCAGCCTTCTGGGCGGTGCTGATGGTGCACTTCGGATTCGTCATGAGTGCACGATCGATCGACCAGTCGGCCTTCAGTTTCAGCCCATTCTCAAATAAGTGGTTACTCGCAGGGATCGCCGCCAGCGTCCTACTCCGCCTACTGCCAAGCGTGGTGCCATCGATCGCTGCCGCATTTCGAACCGCAAACTTCCCGCTCGAATGGTGGCTCTATATCCTCCCCTGCCTACTACCTGGTTTCATCATCCTAGAAATTGAGAAACTCATTCGAAGACGATTTTCTAAAGGTCACTGCTGAACCGAGCCGAACTCTCAATTTTTAATCGCAATTCGCCGCGAGTCCTTCAATAGCTGTTCGCATGTTCAAATTCGACAGCACCCTCAACCGCCTGTGCAGCGTTGGCACTTGGGAAGCCATTTCCTCAATCCTACTCTTCGGCATCGCCATGCCACTCAAATATATATGGGGCAACGACATGCTGATCCGACCGATCGGCATGGCACACGGAATCTTATGGATGGCCTACGTCGGGTTGGCCGTGCTCGGCCAAATGGATTACAAATGGTCATGGAAGATAACTGGCTGGTTACTCGTCGCCAGTATCGTGCCCGCAGGCCCATTAGTCGCCGACCCGAAGTTGCTCAAGCACATCAAAGCCAAGTAGCCCGTCGTTGACGCGATCCATCAAGGTGCTTTCGCATCTGAAACGTGGTATTTCTCAATGTGAATATGTCTAGTCACTTTACACCGCAGCACTCAGCATGATGCATATGCCCGCCCGCATACGACTCCATCTACTCTCTATCTTGCTGCTGATAATGACGTCCGCTATTACCCCACTCCGCGCTGACTCCAATCAACTCGCATTCAGCCGCAACCAAGCGCTCGCTCAAACGATCAATTTGGCAGAGCGCAGCAGTGCCGAGTCAGACGTCAGCATAATCGCTGAGGCTGGTTTCACCGCGATCCGTCTGGTGCTCGCCCCCTTCAAGGAGATGCAGCAAGACGAAGGGCAGTGGCGCTTCAATACCGCATGGCTTAAGGACGTCGAGCGTATCGTCGAGCGCGCCCTTCAGCACGATCTAGCGATCATCCTCGACCACCACGAATACTTCCCCATGGGAGAAAAGCCCGAGGAAATGCACGACCAATATATGGAATCGTGGCGACTGCTCGCTCAGCACTTTGCACACCTCCCTAATGATACGGTCTTCTTCGAACTCCTCAACGAGCCGAACACCAACCTGACACCGAAACTCTGGAACACCTACCTCGCCGAAGCCATCGCAGTCGTGCGCAAGAGTAACCCAGAGCGCACGCTCATTATCGGCCCCGGGCATTGGAATAATATTAAATTCCTCAAACAACTCAAAATCCCAAAGTCCGAGCGCAACGTCATTGCCACCTTTCACTATTACGAACCATTCCAATTCACCCACCAAGGCGCGAGTTGGACACCTAACATGAAAGACGTGAAAGACGTGCGCTGGAACGGCACGCCTGAACAAATCAAAGAGGTGCTCAGTGACCTGCAGAGTGCAGCCCAGTGGGGCAAAAAAGAGCAACGTCCACTCCTTCTAGGAGAATTCGGAGCTATCAAATACGCCGCGCTCGAAGACCGCGTGCGCTACTACCACGTCGTGCATACAGTCGCCGAAAAATACGGCATTTCTTGGGCAGCATGGGGCTTTCGTGATGGCCATTACAGTATCTACGACAGCAAAAAAGCGCAGTGGAATCAGGCACTGCTCTACGGCCTACGGGGCAAGCCAACCCAGTAAGTAAGCCAGCCAGTTCTAGCACCGGCGCCAACGACTCGCTTGCGCGATACTGTATTGGAACTTCCGCGCGTGCTCCCGAATCAGGAACGGCATATCCCACTGCTTTTGTAGCTCAAAGTCTGGCTCCAGCGCGGAACGTAAGCCCTCAAACGAATCTTGTGCACCGTCGCCGAGCCAATTAGCCGACGGCGTATATTCCTCCAGCCATGTGAAGGGCGTGGTAATCAACAACTGGCCGCCAGGCTTCACCAACTCTGACAGCCGCTTCAACAAGCGCATCGGCTCCGGCAAGCGGCAGATCAAATTACAGGCAATCACGACGTCAAACTGACCGATATCGTCGCGAACACGCTGCGCATCCCCGACTTCAAAATGCACACGGTTCGGATCAATCGCGGCATCCACCTTCAAATCCAACAAAGTCGTGCCCGAGCCTTCATCCAAACGCCAAGCCGCATGCATACCAGCGGTCTTCATACGATTGGCCGCATCGATAAACGCCTGCGAGTAATCAATGCCAATCACCTCCGAGCAATGACGCGCCAGCTCAAAGGTCGAGCGCCCCACCGAGCAGCCGAGATCCAAGGCGCGCGCATTTGCTGGCAAGACCGCCACATCGACGCCCTCACTGACGCATCGCTGTGGAAACCCCAAGGCATCGGCACCACCGAAGCCATACGGGAACTGCTCCGCCGCACTGGCGTAGTGAAAAATCAAATACTGCTGCAGCAGCTCGTCGGATTCGTAAGGGTTCTCTGACATACTTACTAATCAGTGGATTCGACTGCCTTAGGCGCATCATCCGCCTTCTTACCGCCAGTAACTTTCTCCATCATTGTCTGGATTACGAAGTAGAGCATCGGCACAACAATCAAACTCAGAATAGTCGCGGTGACCATACCGCCGAACACCGCAGTGCCCAGCACCTGACGTGACGCAGCACCTGCACCCGAGGCGATCAATAGTGGAATCACACCGAGCACGAAGGACAGCGCAGTCATCAAAACCGCACGGTAACGAAGCTTCACAGCCTCGACCGCAGCATCGAAAATACTCATGCCGCTCTGGCGTTGCACACTGGCAAATTCCGTCAGCAAAATCGCAGTCTTAGTGGCGAGAGCGATCAACAAAATCAAACCGACCTGTGTATACACGTTGTTTTCCATGCCACGATATTTGATAAAGAACACCGCACCCAAGAGCGCAGTCGGCACCGCAAGACAAACTGAGATAGGCAAAGTCCAGCTCTCATATTGAGCAGCCAACAATAAATACACCATCAACACAGCAAAACCAAACACCGCGATAAGACCAGCTCCCGCTTGCTTCTCCTGATACGACAACTCCGACCACGAAAAGCCCATCGAAGCGGGCAAATTCGTAGCAGACAAAGCTTCCATGGTATCCATCGCCTGCCCCGAGCTATAACCAGGAGCTGGATTACCAAGCACCTTCACCGAAGGCATCATATTGAAACGAATCACGTTCTGCGGCCCCAGCTTCTCTTCCAATGCGACGACTGCACCTAGAGGTATCATCTCACCATTCGCACCTTTAACCGTCAGTTTATTAATATCATCCGGTTCTCCACGAGCCGGTATATCTGCTTGCGCGGTCACCTTAAAAACCTGTCCGAATAGCGTGAAGTCATTCACATACATCGAGCCAAGATAGACCTGCAACGTATCAAAAACGGCAGTCATCGATGTGCCCGTGCGCTTAATCTGCTCACGGTCAATATCGATAAAAATCTGCGGCACACTCGCGCGGAAAGTTGACCGCACTCCATTCATAATCGGACTTTGGTTCGCTTCAGCCATAAGCCCAGCAGAGACCGCCTGTAACTGCTCGGGACCACCACCCTCTTTGTCTTGTAGCATGTAAGTAAAGCCACCTGTCATACCCACGCCTGGCAACGAAGGCATCGGAAAGCCAAACGCCACTGCGTCTTGTATCTTATTAAACTCAACTTGCATCGCTGCGAGAATCCCGGACTGATGCAACTCAGGAGTTCCACGCTCATCCCAGTGATCAAAAACGATCATGCAGAAACCCGCATTCGAACCTGCCGCTCCATCAATCAAAGAATAACCAGAAACCGCCAAACAATCCACCACACCTGGCGTTGCCAGAGCAATTTTTTCGATCTGCTCCATGACCGCATCCGTGCGTTCCAAGGTCGCACCATCCGGCAACTGAGCACTCATCATGCAATAGCCTTCATCTTCTTGCGGCACGAAACCAGTTGGCAAGCTACTCATCCCCTTACCGGAAATGTAAACAAGCCCGATAAAGAGCGCTACGCCGATCACACTGTAACGCAGTGCTAAGCGAACAATACTCTGATAACCACTATTCGTCTTCTCCACCGTAGTGTTAAAGAGCTTAAATAGCCCCTTCGCTTCGGCTTGTCCCGGCTTTAGCAAAATACCACAAAGTGCCGGACTCAAGGTCAGCGCATTGACCGTCGAGAAACAGGTCGCAATCGAAATCGTAATCGCGAACTGCTTAAACATCGTGCCGGTAATACCTGGCATCATCGCAGTTGGCACGAATACCGAGAGCAGCACCAAGGTCGTCGCCACCACTGGTCCGGTGACCTCCTTCATACATTCCGCTGCAGCCTCTTTGCCGCTCAGCCCTCGATCCAAGTGAACCGTGGTGTTCTCCACCACCAAAATTGCATCATCCACCACAATTCCGATCACCAGGACCAGGCCGAAGAGGGTCAGCAGGTTGAGGGAGTAGCCCATCATCAACAACACCGAGAACGTGCCAATCAACGCAACAGGAATCGTCACGGTCGGCACCAAGGTCGCTCGGAAGTTCTGCAAAAAGATATAAACCGTCAACACCACTAGGCCTAATGTCTGCATCAGCGTAATCACCACCTCACGAATCGAAGCATGCACGACCCAGGTCGCATCATAGATAATCTTATAATCGACATCGTTCGGAAACGAATTGGAAAGCTCCTCCAACTTCGCAGTCACCCCATCCGCAACTTGAATCAAGTTAGAACCAGGTATTTGATAAATCGCCAATGCTGCAGCGTCCGCTCCATTCGACCGTGCACTGAAGTTATACACATCGGAACCCAGCTCTACACGTGCGACATCACGCACACGAATCGTTCGACCGTCCTCCGACGTCGCAATCACGATATTCTCAAACTCCTCGATTTCCACGAGGCGGCCATGCGCACTCAACACATATTCAAACGCAGTGCCTTCGGGGGCAGGCGATCCGCCCACACGACCCGCAGCGACTTGAATATTCTGTTCACGAATCGCATCGACCACTTCAGACGCAGCCAACTTACGCGCACGCAATTGATCTGGGTCCAACCAAATACGCATACTAAACTCACCAACACCATACAGCATCACATCACCCACACCCGGCACACGCAGGAGGTCATCGCGTATACGCATATTTGAATAATTCGACAAATAAGCATCATCATACGTGCCCTCAGGTGAGGTCACCGTAACATACATCACCACATCAGTGGACTTCTTCTTCACCGAAACCCCCGTGCGCTTCACCTCTTCCGGCAAACGCGGCTCCGCCAGGGAAACACGATTTTGCACCAAGACATTGGCCGTATCCAAATCAACTCCAGGCTCGAAGGTGACGGTCAAATTCATGCTTCCGTCATTCGCACTCACGGAACTCATGTAGATCATGCCTTCCACACCATTGACTTCTTTTTCAATGGTGGCCGCAACCGTATCCGAAACGGTCTGCGCATCGGCACCTGCATAATTTGCAGACACAGTAATCGTCGGCGGCGCTAAGTCAGGATAGCGTGCAATCGGCAGCATCATCAGGGAGACAATCCCCAAGACCACGATCACGATCGAGATCACTGCCGCAAAAATCGGCCTGCGAATAAAGAATAAACTAAGCATAATATGTATTAGCTAAATGAGCTATTTCGCCATTTCCGGAGTCACAGTCACTCCGTCACGCGCACGCTGCAGACCCATCACAATAATGCGATCCTCTGAAGTCACTCCATCCACAATGATCGTCTGACGCTCTGCTGGTGAATCGCCTTCAGCCTGCTTCACTATCGTATCACCAGGATCCACCCCACGGCGATGCACCACATTCTGATCATCCACCACCCAGACATAGCGACCTCCGATGTCTCTCAAAATCGCATCTGCTGGCACTAGCAAAGCATTCTTATCACTTGGATCATCTTTATTAGGCGGAACAGGGATCTTCACCAACGCATACAAGCCTGATGCTAAACCAGCGTCCTTATTATCAAACACAGCACGCATCGCGATCGTGCGCGTCATGGAGTCTACCTTATTATCCATAAAATCAATGCGCCCCGCTTCGGCATAAATAGAACCATCAGACAACTCCAATTGGATTCCCAGCCCAGTCACATACTCATCAACTGAAGAGCCCTTTTGACGTATTTGCAGATACTTAATCATTTCACGCTCAGGCACCTCAAAGTGTGCCTCAATCACGGAATCATCCACGATGGTAGTGATGACGGTGGGATCACTGAAACCCACCAAATTTTCATCACTGACAGTAGACAAGGACACTCGACCACTAATTGGTGCATTCACATTGGTATAGCTCAAGTCTAGCTTTGCATTGTTCAACTGAGCAGTCGCTTGACTGACGCTAGCAATGGCTTGAGCCAATTCAGCAGACGCAATATCAACCTCAACCTCGGCCACCGCATTCGACTTGAGCGCCTCCTCGAGTCGGCGTAATCGAGACTCAGCCAATTCGCGCCCAGCCACAGCTCGAGCCAAATCGGCCTCTGCAGCCTCAACCGCCAACTGATACGGGCGCGGTTCGATCGTAAACAAGTGCTCTCCAGCCTTCACAAAGCCACCTTCCTCGAAGTTGGCATCTTCTAAATAACCACTCACGCGAGCCCGCATCTCGATCTCCGAAACACCTTTCAGCGTCGAAGGATAACTTTTATATACAGTCACCTCGCGTGTCTCAGGGTTCGCAACCGTAACCGTTGGTGGAGGTGGCGCTTGCACCTCGGCTTCTGGCGCACATCCCACAGCAAAGATTGAAGCCAAGACTGCAGCTCCCATAGGAGCACCCAGCTTAGAGAGGTCGAAACCTCGAAGAACAAACGCACGTGTTTCTTTCATAGTGTATCTCAATTAAATCTAAAATTATTTAGCCAACTACTTCACTGGCATCGCGTCATCAGGAAACCCACCACCAAGCGACTGGTAGAGATCGATATAAAAACCAGCAATCCGACCTTCACTGAGCGCGCGGTTATCATCCGTGGTCGTCGCAGTGCGCTCCGCATCCAAAACATTTTGGAAGTCCACCAAGCCCTTAGAGTAGTTATCCTTCACCAAAGACACGGTCTCCGATGCTGCAACCGAGGCCGTCGTTAAAGCCGCTAAACGATCACGCTCAAAGGCCAACCCTCCCATCGAGGTCTCGACTTCACCCACCGCACTCAAAACGACGTTTTCATATGCCAAATAAGCCTCACGTGTCTTCGACTCTTCGATGTCAATCTGGCTACGCACACGCCCAGCGCTGAATAAGTTCCAACGAAACCCTGGGCCAAAACCATAGTCACGAGAGCCCGATTCAAACACATCGCCACTCTCAGTCGCGAGAAGCTGGAAATCTCCGTTCAAGGTAAAGCGTGGATATAGATCCGCCTCAGCGACACCAATACGTGCATGTTGCGAAGCTAAACGGCGCTCTGCTGCTCTCACATCTGGACGAGAGCGAAGGACTTCGGCGGGTGTTGCCGCAGCAGCCTGGAGCGGCGGCTTCGGAATCGAGCTGGAAGACCCAAGAAGCGCTTGTGTCTCATACGAATAACCACCGAGTAAAACAGAGAGACGATTAATCACCTCAACGCGCTCAATACCAAGCTGCGGTAAAAATGCCTGAGTATTGGATAGATTCGTCTGAGCTTGTGTAATGTCGATCTTAGGCACCAACCCCGCCTCGAAGCGATCTTCCGCCAGCTTCAGAGACCCTTGCTGCGTCTTAACATTCTCCAGAGCCAATACGATACGTTCATCTAAAGTGCGCACTTCCACATAACTACCCGCGACCTCAGCCAGCAACAGA of Lentimonas sp. CC4 contains these proteins:
- a CDS encoding TolC family protein; the encoded protein is MKFPSEHPKILQTTSQLGAAALFVLLGLSGCKFVGTDYVTPDLEVPDQWQQRLATGNAAASLGVDEWWKHFNDPTLDRVIERAVEANKDLAIAYERVLQARAARQISKSGLYPTVDGTGNVTRDRTSENIGAGTAGGQTDTYYGAGAGVAWELDVLGGVRRSIEAADAGLQATEETYRDFMVLLLAEVAGSYVEVRTLDERIVLALENVKTQQGSLKLAEDRFEAGLVPKIDITQAQTNLSNTQAFLPQLGIERVEVINRLSVLLGGYSYETQALLGSSSSIPKPPLQAAAATPAEVLRSRPDVRAAERRLASQHARIGVAEADLYPRFTLNGDFQLLATESGDVFESGSRDYGFGPGFRWNLFSAGRVRSQIDIEESKTREAYLAYENVVLSAVGEVETSMGGLAFERDRLAALTTASVAASETVSLVKDNYSKGLVDFQNVLDAERTATTTDDNRALSEGRIAGFYIDLYQSLGGGFPDDAMPVK
- a CDS encoding multidrug efflux RND transporter permease subunit encodes the protein MLSLFFIRRPIFAAVISIVIVVLGIVSLMMLPIARYPDLAPPTITVSANYAGADAQTVSDTVAATIEKEVNGVEGMIYMSSVSANDGSMNLTVTFEPGVDLDTANVLVQNRVSLAEPRLPEEVKRTGVSVKKKSTDVVMYVTVTSPEGTYDDAYLSNYSNMRIRDDLLRVPGVGDVMLYGVGEFSMRIWLDPDQLRARKLAASEVVDAIREQNIQVAAGRVGGSPAPEGTAFEYVLSAHGRLVEIEEFENIVIATSEDGRTIRVRDVARVELGSDVYNFSARSNGADAAALAIYQIPGSNLIQVADGVTAKLEELSNSFPNDVDYKIIYDATWVVHASIREVVITLMQTLGLVVLTVYIFLQNFRATLVPTVTIPVALIGTFSVLLMMGYSLNLLTLFGLVLVIGIVVDDAILVVENTTVHLDRGLSGKEAAAECMKEVTGPVVATTLVLLSVFVPTAMMPGITGTMFKQFAITISIATCFSTVNALTLSPALCGILLKPGQAEAKGLFKLFNTTVEKTNSGYQSIVRLALRYSVIGVALFIGLVYISGKGMSSLPTGFVPQEDEGYCMMSAQLPDGATLERTDAVMEQIEKIALATPGVVDCLAVSGYSLIDGAAGSNAGFCMIVFDHWDERGTPELHQSGILAAMQVEFNKIQDAVAFGFPMPSLPGVGMTGGFTYMLQDKEGGGPEQLQAVSAGLMAEANQSPIMNGVRSTFRASVPQIFIDIDREQIKRTGTSMTAVFDTLQVYLGSMYVNDFTLFGQVFKVTAQADIPARGEPDDINKLTVKGANGEMIPLGAVVALEEKLGPQNVIRFNMMPSVKVLGNPAPGYSSGQAMDTMEALSATNLPASMGFSWSELSYQEKQAGAGLIAVFGFAVLMVYLLLAAQYESWTLPISVCLAVPTALLGAVFFIKYRGMENNVYTQVGLILLIALATKTAILLTEFASVQRQSGMSIFDAAVEAVKLRYRAVLMTALSFVLGVIPLLIASGAGAASRQVLGTAVFGGMVTATILSLIVVPMLYFVIQTMMEKVTGGKKADDAPKAVESTD
- a CDS encoding efflux RND transporter periplasmic adaptor subunit, which translates into the protein MKETRAFVLRGFDLSKLGAPMGAAVLASIFAVGCAPEAEVQAPPPPTVTVANPETREVTVYKSYPSTLKGVSEIEMRARVSGYLEDANFEEGGFVKAGEHLFTIEPRPYQLAVEAAEADLARAVAGRELAESRLRRLEEALKSNAVAEVEVDIASAELAQAIASVSQATAQLNNAKLDLSYTNVNAPISGRVSLSTVSDENLVGFSDPTVITTIVDDSVIEAHFEVPEREMIKYLQIRQKGSSVDEYVTGLGIQLELSDGSIYAEAGRIDFMDNKVDSMTRTIAMRAVFDNKDAGLASGLYALVKIPVPPNKDDPSDKNALLVPADAILRDIGGRYVWVVDDQNVVHRRGVDPGDTIVKQAEGDSPAERQTIIVDGVTSEDRIIVMGLQRARDGVTVTPEMAK